Sequence from the Mycobacterium florentinum genome:
ACGCCGACGGCGGCGCCCACCAGCAGCCGGCCGTCGCTGTCCTTGGTGGCCAACGGGTGTTGTTCGGTCTTGACGAAGTCCTTGACGGTGATCAGCCCGGTTAACCGCCCGTGGCCGTCGACGATGGGGAGCTTCTCGATCTTGTTGCGGCGCAACAGGCCCAGCGCCGCGTCCGCGCTGACACCCTCGCGGGCGGTGATCAGCGGGGCCTTGGTCATCACCTCGGAGACCGGCCGGGTCTGGTCGACCTCGAACCGCATGTCGCGGTTGGTGATGATCCCGACGAGCGCGCCGGAGTCGTCGACGACGGGCAGGCCGGAGATGCGGAACCGGGCGCACAGCGCGTCGACCTGGGCCAGCGTGTTGTCCGGCCGGCAGGTGACCGGGTCGGTAACCATGCCGGCCTCCGAGCGCTTCACCATCTCGACCTGGCCGGCCTGTTCGGCGACCGGCAGGTTGCGGTGCAGCACGCCCATGCCGCCGGCCCGGGCCATCGCGATGGCCATCCGGGACTCGGTGACGGTGTCCATCGCCGAGCTGACCAGCGGCACCCGCAGCCGGATCTTCTTCGTTAGCTGGCTCGACGTGTCGGCGGTGGCCGGAACCACATCGGAAGCCGCGGGCAGCAGCAATACATCGTCGTAAGTCAGGCCCAGCATGGCCACCTTGTGCGGGTTATCTCCCCCGGTCGGCACGGCTTCGTCGGCCAGACCGCCGACGCGCAGGTAGGGGCTTGCGACCAGGTCGGAGCTGTCTTCGAGGTGGGACGTGCCACGGGACATCGGTGAAACCCTCCATACGCGCGCGGAGCGAGAAACCCATCCTATCGGTCCCGGGCGTCGGGGAGTTGCACCCGTTGGCGCGCCGCCCGGGCCAATCGGCGCGGGTCTGCCTGCTGGCGTTACCACGGCCTGGCTGCGTAGGCTAGGGGCGTGCGTGACCACCTCCCCCCGGGTTTGCCACCCGACCCTTTCGCGGACGACCCATGTGACCCGTCGGCGGCGCTGGACGCCGTCGAGCCCGGACAGCCGCTGGATCAACAAGAGCGCATGGCGGTCGAGGCGGACCTGGCCGATCTGGCCGTGTACGAAGCACTGTTGGCGCACAAGGGAATTCGCGGACTTGTGGTCTGTTGCGACGAGTGTCAGCAGGACCACTATCACGACTGGGACATGCTGCGGGCCAACCTGCTGCAACTGCTGATCGATGGCACCGTCCGCCCGCACGAGCCCGCCTACGACCCGGAGCCGGACGCCTACGTCACCTGGGATTACTGCCGCGGATATGCCGACGCCTCGCTCAACGAGGCGACGTCGGACGCCGACGGATTTCACCGGCGCCACTGAGCGATTGAGCTGCCTGTTTTCTTAGGGCGTATTACCGGGCGCGACCGATGACTAGTGCCGGTGGTGACTCGGAGCAGGACTTGGGGTTTGGCTGGGCGCGGGCAGGGTTGCGCTCGGGGTGATTGCCTTCGGAATCGACGAAACCTGGGACTGCGGAGCCGGAAGCACCGCGGAGCTCGGCGCGGGTGCGGCCGGCGGGAGCGTCGCGTTCGGATCCCGCGAATCGACTTTCGCGTTCAGCAGATCGATCTCGTCCAGCAGCTCTTTTCGGCCGGCGCTGTCGTTCAACGACTGCACGGTGCTGCTGACTTCCGCCAGCTGATTCTCGGCCTGGGTCCATTGACCCTTGTCGATCAGTTGCTGCACCTTCGCGAGATCCGCCTTGGCGGACAACATGGTCTGGTTCTGGTTGACCCGGGGCTCGTCGAAGAACATCGAGTGCAGGCCGTAGAGCGTCCCACCCGGACGCGCCTCGACCACCATGGCGCCGAACCCGCTGAGGGCGATCAACGTCGCCGCCACCGAGGCGACCGTTGCCAGGCCGCGACGGCTGCGCCGCTGCTCGATCATTCCGGCGCGCAGCGCCCCCACGGCTTCCTCCGGCGACACCAGCGCACTGGCCGGTGGCCAGCGCAAGTCGTCGCGCCAGTCCCCCAGCAGGGCGGCCAGCGCGTCGTCGTTGGGATCGTCGACGTCGATCGGCTGACGTTCGGCCAGCGCATCAAGGAGCAGATCGGTCCGGCTCAACTCGTCGAGCCCCGGTCGGTCTGTGAAACCAGATTCAGGCATAGTCCCCCGCCGCAACCATCTCGGATTTGAGCCGCGACAAAGCTCGGTGCTGTGCTACCCGAACGGCTCCTGGTGTCGCGCCGACGGCGGCGGCAGTCTCTTCCGCAGAGAGGCCGACGACGACGCGAAGGATCAGAATCTCGCGTTGCTTGGCGGGAAGGATGTCGAGCAATTCGTTCATCCGGCTGACCGAGTCGGCTTCGAGAGCGCGCTGCTCGGGGCCCGCCTCGGACGACCAGCGCTCGGGAACGGATTCGGACGGGTAGGCGAGATCGCGGCCGGCAGCGCGATGGGCGTCGGCCACTTTGTGCGCCGCAATGCCATATAGGAAGGCCAGAAAGGGGCGTCCTCGATCGCGGTAACGCGGCAGGGCCGTAAGCGTCGCCAAGCACACCTCCTGAGCCACATCGTCGGCTGTCAGGCCACCCCGCTCGACGGTGCCGACTCGCGCCCGGCAATATCGCACCACAATCGGGCGGATGGTCTCCAGCACCTCCCGTAGGGCGTTTCCGTCTCCCGCTACGGCTTCGGCAACCACAGCGTCGAGACGTTCACCTTGAATTGTCATCGACGGCGGTATCTCCAACGTTACAAACCGGACACATCGCGGGCTAACTCTCTCGATGACAATAACGGCCGAAAGCCGTTTCAGCCGGAAGGCCACGTTCCACCGGCGCGCCGCACCTGGCCTGCGCAGATATCCCTAATTTCAGCCATTTTGGGCGCGGAAATCGTGACGCTGCCGATATCAAACAGCAAGCAGGCCGATGCCCATCGCAGCGGTATCAGCCCCAGACGGCCGGTGGCGTCCAAAGCGACCTCGCCGACGGTGCGGGCGTGGTCGATCGCGCCCGCACTGCACAGCGCGGCGGCGAGCACCACGTCGCTCTTGACCCGGTGCCGCTCCGAGCCGTATTTCATGGCCCGCGCGAGCTCGACGGCTTGCTCGGCATGACGGACGGCGGCCGCGCCGTCGCCGCGTGCCATCGCCAATTCGGCAGCCACCCATCGTCGGCGCACCGGCAGCCGCTCAGGCACGCCCGCCGCCAACTCCAAGTCCGCGCGTGCCAACAATGTTGCGGCTGCACCGAAACGGCCGACGCCCAATGCGTCGGCCGCCAGTCCGATCAGCGCATCGGCGCGGGCTTCGGGATCGCGGCCCGCCAGCGCGAGGGCACGACCGTCCCAGCCCCGGGCCCGCGCGTGCCAACCGAGTTGGCGCAGAAACGATCCCTGCGTGCTGTGGGCCAGCGAGACCAAGCGGCCGGCCGAAACGCTGCGCCGTAACACCGCGAGGTCTTGGTAGGCGCTGCCGTAGCGGCCCTGCCCGCCGGCCGCGACGGCACGCAGCCAGAGTTCGCTTGACGTGGTCGCCGTCGGCAGCGGCCAACGGTCCGGCTGGTCTCCGAACGCGGCCGCGGCCAGCGTCGGGTCAACCGTCGAAGTGTGACGAGTTTCAATCACGGTGATAGTAGTAAACAGTTCGTGCTGTTGGTGTTACTGAAATGTTAATCACGATCAGCTCTGTAATAAATGGCTCTTCCTGGTCCTTGTGCTCTGAGCTGGGAAATCTCGGTTTGATCAAGTGCCTGGTAGCACCGTTCTCCTACGCCAAATGCGTGGCGGATGAACGCGGAGTTAATTCTGTTCCAACCCCTATATATTTTGTCACACTAAGCGCCTATTGACGGAAATTCACCGGCCCACCTAAGTTCTAGCAATGACGGGTAGTCATCGGTGACGCCGCCCTTAAATCAGTTGCACACTCACTTTGCGAACCCAAACCCCCCGTGGGTGCGCCGTGCAGGAGGGAACTAGCCATGCCACAGCCGGAGCAGCTACCTGGGCCCAACGCGGACATCTGGAACTGGCAACTGCAGGGACTGTGCCGCGGTGTCGACTCGTCGATGTTCTTTCATCCCGACGGCGAACGTGGCCGCGCCCGCATGCAGCGTGAGCAGCGCGCCAAGGAGATGTGCCGGCACTGCCCGGTGATCCAGCAGTGCCGGTCGCACGCACTCGATGTCGGTGAGCCGTACGGGGTTTGGGGCGGCCTGTCCGAATCCGAGCGCGACATGCTGCTGAAGGGCGACATCGGCCGCAACCGCGGCATCCGCCGCTCGGCCTAGTCCGGGGACGCGTCGACTCCAGCTGACGTCGTGCGTTGTCGCCGATCACCGGGTCGTCGTCACTAGAGTCCGAATATGGACATCTCGTGTGCATTCGCGACGTCGTCGAACACCCCGGCCCACGCGGAGCTCGCCGAAGCGCTGGGCTACCAGCGGGCTCTACGACTCTCCGGCCCTCTACCCGGATGTATGGATGATTCTCAGCCGCTGCGCGCAATGCACGTCGCGGATCGGCCTGGGGCCCGGGGTGCTCGTTCCGAGCCTGCGGCATCCGATGGTGAACGCCGCCGCGATCGCCGAGCTGGAAAGCCAGGCGCCGGGGCGCGTCGCGGTGGCGATCGGTTCGGGTTTCACCGGCCGGATGTCGCTGGGCCAGCGGGCCATGCCGTGGCGGCTGGTGGCCGAATACGTACGGTGCTTGCGCGCCCTGCTGGCCGGCGAAACAGCCGAGTGGGAGGGCGCGAAAATCGGTATGTTGCAGCTTCCCGGTTTCGGGGCGAAGCGACCGATCGAGGTACCGATACTGATCGGCGCCGACGGCCCGAAGGGGCTGGCCGTTGCGGCGGAACTCGGCGACGGCGTCTTCTCCGCGGCCGTTCCGCAGGCCGAGGCTGCCAAGATCGCCGACTGGCGGGCGCTGTTGTGCTTCGGGACCGTGCTCGACGACGGTGAGGAGCTGACCTCCCCGCGCGCCATCGATGCCGCAGGGCCCGCCGCGGCGGTTCTGTATCACGCTATGTATGAGCGCGGCGGTGCCGAGGCAGTCGACGCGCTGCCCGGTGGGCAAGGCTGGCGCGAGGCAATCGAGGCCTACCCGACCGACGAGCGGCACCTCGCGATCCATCGCGGACATCTCGTCAAGGCAAATGTGAGCGACGAGCTACACCTCGTCGAGCTGATCCCGTTCGCGAGCTCGATGGCGTTGACCGGCACCGCCGGCGAGTTGCCGGAGAAGATCGCCGGACTCGCCGCACAGGGCGTCACCGAGATCGTCTACCAGCCAGCCGGATCCGACATCGAGCGGGAACTCACGGTGTTCGCGTCGGCCGCCGGTCTGCGTGAACCGCCCTCATGATGGCCTCGGTCCGAGAAGAGTTGCCGGCCAACTCGAATGGAATGGTCCCCACACCGCCGGCCCGGCGCATGCGCCGTTCCTGCAGAAGCATCACCGCGGTGTAGCCAACGAACGCCAGTATCGATGCCCCGGCCTTATCGAGACTCCCTTGATCACCGACTTTCAAACATCCATTGGTACGCCGAGCGCACTGGCATTTCTGGGCTCCGATGCCGCCAGCTACATCAACGGAACCAACCTGCTCGTCGACAACGGATTCTCAGCAGCCGTCACCACCAACCAGATTGACTACTCAAGCTTGCCGGCGGTTGACGCATTGACCAACTCCTCGGCCTGATGGCCGTGCCGCATCAGTCGAGGATCCTTCGTGCGACGTTGGTGCTGACGAGGTCGAGGAGTTCATCACCGCGGCCGGCCAGGATGGTTCGGATTGCGTACAGCGAGAACCCCTTTACCTGCTCAGCGGTGATGGTCGGCGGGATGGTGAGCTCCTGACGCGCGGTGACCACGTCGATGACCGCGGGCCCGTCATGCGCGAACGCGACTTCCAACGCCGCGTTGAGGTCAGCGGGCTGTTCGACACGCTGCGCAAAGAGCCCGACCGCGCGCGCCACCGCGGCGAAGTCGACTGCCGCCAAGTCGGTGCCGAAGTTCACGATGCCGGCGGCCTTCATCTCCAACTCGACGAAACCCAGCGATGAGTTGTTGAACACAATCACCTTCACCGGCAGTCGATTCTGCTTGAGCGTCACCAGTTCCCCGAACAGCATCGTCAGGCCGCCGTCCCCCGCCAGCGCGACAACCTGCCGACCACGGTCAACAGTCTGTGCACCGATCGCGTGCGAGAGGGCACCTGCCATGCTCCCGTGCGTCGCCGACCCGATCAGACGGCGCCGACCGTTCATCGTCAGGTACCGGGCCGCCCAAATCGTGGGTGTGCCTACGTCATAGGTGAACACCGCATCATCGCTTGCCAGTTGACTGGCAAGCCGCGCAACGTATTCCGGCCGGATCGGCGTGCGGTCGCGGTCGTTGACCGCCAGATCGTCAAGCGACTTGCGGGTCCTGCGGTAGTGCTTCAGCGCGCGATCCAAGTGGTCTCGCTCGAATGCTGGGGAGAGCAGCGGCCGCAACGCGCTGATCGTGTCCTTCACCGTGCCAAGCAATCCGAGATCGACATGCGCGCGCCTGCCGATATGGCTCCCGTCGATGTCGACCTGAATGATGGTGGCGGCGGTGGGATAGAACTGCCGGTAAGGGAAGTCGGTGCCCAGCATCAGCAGCACATCGGCCTCCTTGATCGCCTTGTATCCGGAGGCGAAGCCGAGCAGACCGGTCATGCCGACGTCGTAGGGGTTGTCGTACTCCAGATGCTCCTTGCCGCGCAACGCATGCACGATCGGCGCCCCCAACGTCCCTGCGAGGTCAACGACTTCGTCGTGCGCCCCGGCGCACCCCGCGCCAGCAAGGATCGTGATGCGTGTCGAGCGGTTGAGCATATCGGCGGCCTGGCGCAACGGCTCGTGGGCGGGTCGCAGCACCGAGCGGGTAGCCAAAACCGGCCCGATCTTCCAGTCCGGGTCACTGAGCTGGCTCAGGAAAACCTCTCCCGGTACGACAACAACGGCGACGCCGCGCTGTTCGATCGCGGACCGCATCGCCATCTCGACAATGCGTAGCGCCATTTCCGGCTTGCTGACGAGCTCGCAATACACGCTGCACTCACGGAACAGCTCCTGCGGGTGCGTCTCCTGGAAGTACTGCGAACCGACTTCATCCAGCGGTATCTGCGCCGCGATCGCCAAAACTGGAACACGAGTGCGCTGCGCGTCGAACAACCCGTTGATCAGATGCAGATTGCCCGGCCCGCAGCTGCCGACACACACCGCCAGGCCGCCGGTCAAAGCGGCGTCGGCCGCGGCGGCGAAGGCCGCGGCTTCCTCGTGACGCACGTGTTCCCAAGCGATTCGGCCCGAGCGGCGGATCGCATCGGTAAATCCGTTGAGGCTGTCACCCGGTAGGCCATAGACACGTGCTATCCCGCTGCCTTCGAGTGCTGAAATGATGTGCTGCGCAACGGTTGGCAATGCCTCGTCTCCTCGATCATCGGGCGGTCACGCGCCGTCGAGGGTTCCGGGTTGGGCGGCCTCGGTGCTTAAGCCGTCGACTTCTCCAGGACGTGCACGCCGCACGCGGAACCGAGTCCGATCACGTGAGCCAGGCCCACCTTGGCATCCTTGATCTGGCGTTCTCCGGCCTCGCCACGCAGGTGGTGACAGATCTCCCAGACGTTGGCGATGCCGGTGGCCGCGATGGGATGGCCCTTGGACTCCAGCCCGCCTGACACGTTCACCGGAGTCGAACCGTCACGCCAGGTCGCACCCGAGTTGAAGAAATCCGCCGCGCCGCCCTCTTCGCACAGCATCAGGTTGTCGTAGTGCACCAGTTCGGCGGTGGCGAAACAATCGTGCAATTCGACGAGATCGAGGTCGGCTGGGCCGATGCCCGCCTGCTCGTATGCGATCGTGGCGGCCTTTCGGGTGAGCGTGTTGACGTTCGGCAACACCTGACAGCCTTCTTCATAGGGGTCGGTCGTCAGGACCGACGCCGACACCTTCACCGCGCGCCGCCGCTGTTCGAGCGACAGCGACTTCAGGGTCTCGCCGCTGCACACGACCGCGGCCGCCGCACCATCGCAGTTCGCCGAGCACATCGGGCGCGTGTTCGGGTACGCGATCATGACGTCGTTCATGATCTGCTCGAGGGTGAACCGCTTTTGGTATGACGCAAGCGGATTCAGCGTGGAGTGGGCGTGGTTCTTCTCGCTGATCTTCGCGAACAACTCGAAGCTGGTGCCGCCGTACTTGTGGCCGTATTCGACCCCGATCTGGGCGAAGACGCCCGGCATCGTCTCCGTACCGATCCTGCCGTCGATCCCCGCGACCGCTCCATAGCGGCCGGCCGGCGTCCAGGTGTCAGCGTCCTTCTTCTTGGCCCCGCCCGCCAGCAGACCGGCACCCGCGAGCTTCTCGACACCGACCGCCAGGCCGTAGTCCACCTCGCCGGCCTTGACGGCCATGATGGCGGTGCGCAGTGCGGTGGCACCGGTGGCGCAGGCGTTGGCGACGTTGTAGACGGGGATGCCCGTTTGGCCGATCTGCTTCTGAAGCTGTTGCCCGACACTGGCATTCGCGTTCATCAGGTTGCCCGCGGCGAGCACACCAATGTCGGCCATGGTGACGCCCGCGTCCGAAAGCGCGCCCATGGCGGCCTCGGCCGCCAGGTCGACGGTGTCGAGTTCGGGGTGCTTGCCGAACTTGGTCATGTGGATGCCGAGGATCCAGACCTCATCGCTTGCGCTCATCACTGCTCCTTGGTTGCCGAAACGGGTTCGAAACCGAACCCGACCGCCTCCGTGCCCTCGGAGTCGGTGCCGATCGAGTGGGTGGCGAGACGTACTTTCATGCCGTCGAAAACGTGCTCGGGGTCGGGCTCGACGTTGATGAGGTTGGCACGCACCTGGGTTCCGCCGCAGTCGACCACGGCGGCCACGAAGGGGGTAGGGATACCGGGCGCCGCGAACGCAACGATGGTGAACGCGCGCACCGTGCCCTCGGTCACGACCGGGACGGTCCTGAATTCGGTGGCAAAGCACTTGGCGCAGGCGTTTCGCCGGTCGAAGTATCGGGCACCGCAGTTGACGCATTCCTGCGCGACCAGACGCGGTTTGTCGTCGTCCAGCACCAGATAGTCGACCAGCGGGATCTGTCCGGCCATGCGCACCTCCGTCGTTGGTGTCCTCGACGTTATCGCGAGACCGCCGACCCCGATAGCCTGGGCCGCATGACAAGCCAGAGCGACAAGGACGCGGCGTCGGCCGAGGGCACGGTGACCGTCACGGAGACGGGCACGGGCACGTACACGCAGCAGATCACCGCCGGACACCACCTGCTCGTTGCCGACGAGCCACGGCCGACCGGCGACGACGCCGGGCCCACGCCGTACGACCTACTGCTGGCCGCGCTGGGTTCGTGTACCTCGATGACGGTGCGGATGTACGCCAACCGCAAGGGCTGGCCACTGGAGCGGGTGCGAGTAACGTTGCGGCACTCGCGTATTCATGCGCAGGACTGCGCCGAGTGCGAAACCAAGTCCGGTTGGATCGATCACATTGATCGGGAGATCGAGTTGACCGGCGATCTCGACCAGACACAACGGGATCGGCTGTTGCTCATCGCCGAACGTTGTCCCGTCCATCAGACGCTGACCTCGGAAGTCCGGGTCGCCACATCATTGCGCGTTCCGCAATAGATTCGGGTAACTCCCCTCCCCGAAGGTGATTACTGCACCTTCTCTACTCGACGTAATATATCGTTATCTTGACGATCGTAACTATTTCATGGCACCGTCAAAGGGTGCTCAACTCGAGTCCAGTGGCCCTGATCACCGGTGCCGGCCGCGGCATCGGTCGTGCGTCGGCGGTGCGTCTTAGCGCGGCGGGCTACCGCGTCGCCCTGACCTCGCGCAGCGAAGACCAACTCCACGAAACCGCCCGATCCTGTTCCGGCGAGGCGCTCGTGCTGCCGGACGACATCACGTCCACCGACGCCATCGACCGCGTCTTCGACACGGTCGAGGAAGCGTGGGGCGGCGTCGACGTCCTGGTCGCCAATGCGGGTGCGGCAACCTCGGCTCCCGTTTCCAGGACCACCGACGAACAGTGGGCCCAGATGCTCGACCTGAACCTCACCGCGCCGTTTCGTTGCATTCGGCGGGCCCTTCCCACCATGGTCGAGCAGGGCCACGGCCGCATCGTGGTCGTGGCTTCCGTCGCCGCCAAGAAGGGTGAGCCCTACGTCAGCGCCTATACCGCCAGCAAGCACGGCGTACTGGGCGTCGTCCGCTCGGCGGCGGCCGAGGTCGCGGCCAAGGGAGTCACCGTCAATGCGGTCTGCCCGGGCTACGTCGACTCGTCGATGACACAGCACACCATCGCCAACATCGCGACGGCAACCAACTGCACGCCGGAGGAAGCACGAGCAGTGCTGGAGGCCAAGCAACCCAACCGGCGCCTGGTGACGGTCTACGAGGTAGCCGAAGCAGTCTGGCTGTGCGTCACGAACTCCGCCCTCAACGGGCAGGGCATCACCATCGACGGCGGAGGAGTCCAGTCGTGAGTCTCGAGTTCGTCAACCCGCCCGAATTGGGCACCCCCAAGGGCTTTTCGCAC
This genomic interval carries:
- a CDS encoding DUF5319 domain-containing protein, which gives rise to MRDHLPPGLPPDPFADDPCDPSAALDAVEPGQPLDQQERMAVEADLADLAVYEALLAHKGIRGLVVCCDECQQDHYHDWDMLRANLLQLLIDGTVRPHEPAYDPEPDAYVTWDYCRGYADASLNEATSDADGFHRRH
- a CDS encoding anti-sigma-D factor RsdA, with the protein product MPESGFTDRPGLDELSRTDLLLDALAERQPIDVDDPNDDALAALLGDWRDDLRWPPASALVSPEEAVGALRAGMIEQRRSRRGLATVASVAATLIALSGFGAMVVEARPGGTLYGLHSMFFDEPRVNQNQTMLSAKADLAKVQQLIDKGQWTQAENQLAEVSSTVQSLNDSAGRKELLDEIDLLNAKVDSRDPNATLPPAAPAPSSAVLPAPQSQVSSIPKAITPSATLPAPSQTPSPAPSHHRH
- a CDS encoding sigma-70 family RNA polymerase sigma factor; this translates as MTIQGERLDAVVAEAVAGDGNALREVLETIRPIVVRYCRARVGTVERGGLTADDVAQEVCLATLTALPRYRDRGRPFLAFLYGIAAHKVADAHRAAGRDLAYPSESVPERWSSEAGPEQRALEADSVSRMNELLDILPAKQREILILRVVVGLSAEETAAAVGATPGAVRVAQHRALSRLKSEMVAAGDYA
- a CDS encoding WhiB family transcriptional regulator translates to MPQPEQLPGPNADIWNWQLQGLCRGVDSSMFFHPDGERGRARMQREQRAKEMCRHCPVIQQCRSHALDVGEPYGVWGGLSESERDMLLKGDIGRNRGIRRSA
- a CDS encoding LLM class flavin-dependent oxidoreductase — encoded protein: MILSRCAQCTSRIGLGPGVLVPSLRHPMVNAAAIAELESQAPGRVAVAIGSGFTGRMSLGQRAMPWRLVAEYVRCLRALLAGETAEWEGAKIGMLQLPGFGAKRPIEVPILIGADGPKGLAVAAELGDGVFSAAVPQAEAAKIADWRALLCFGTVLDDGEELTSPRAIDAAGPAAAVLYHAMYERGGAEAVDALPGGQGWREAIEAYPTDERHLAIHRGHLVKANVSDELHLVELIPFASSMALTGTAGELPEKIAGLAAQGVTEIVYQPAGSDIERELTVFASAAGLREPPS
- the poxB gene encoding ubiquinone-dependent pyruvate dehydrogenase, which translates into the protein MPTVAQHIISALEGSGIARVYGLPGDSLNGFTDAIRRSGRIAWEHVRHEEAAAFAAAADAALTGGLAVCVGSCGPGNLHLINGLFDAQRTRVPVLAIAAQIPLDEVGSQYFQETHPQELFRECSVYCELVSKPEMALRIVEMAMRSAIEQRGVAVVVVPGEVFLSQLSDPDWKIGPVLATRSVLRPAHEPLRQAADMLNRSTRITILAGAGCAGAHDEVVDLAGTLGAPIVHALRGKEHLEYDNPYDVGMTGLLGFASGYKAIKEADVLLMLGTDFPYRQFYPTAATIIQVDIDGSHIGRRAHVDLGLLGTVKDTISALRPLLSPAFERDHLDRALKHYRRTRKSLDDLAVNDRDRTPIRPEYVARLASQLASDDAVFTYDVGTPTIWAARYLTMNGRRRLIGSATHGSMAGALSHAIGAQTVDRGRQVVALAGDGGLTMLFGELVTLKQNRLPVKVIVFNNSSLGFVELEMKAAGIVNFGTDLAAVDFAAVARAVGLFAQRVEQPADLNAALEVAFAHDGPAVIDVVTARQELTIPPTITAEQVKGFSLYAIRTILAGRGDELLDLVSTNVARRILD
- a CDS encoding thiolase family protein, whose amino-acid sequence is MSASDEVWILGIHMTKFGKHPELDTVDLAAEAAMGALSDAGVTMADIGVLAAGNLMNANASVGQQLQKQIGQTGIPVYNVANACATGATALRTAIMAVKAGEVDYGLAVGVEKLAGAGLLAGGAKKKDADTWTPAGRYGAVAGIDGRIGTETMPGVFAQIGVEYGHKYGGTSFELFAKISEKNHAHSTLNPLASYQKRFTLEQIMNDVMIAYPNTRPMCSANCDGAAAAVVCSGETLKSLSLEQRRRAVKVSASVLTTDPYEEGCQVLPNVNTLTRKAATIAYEQAGIGPADLDLVELHDCFATAELVHYDNLMLCEEGGAADFFNSGATWRDGSTPVNVSGGLESKGHPIAATGIANVWEICHHLRGEAGERQIKDAKVGLAHVIGLGSACGVHVLEKSTA
- a CDS encoding Zn-ribbon domain-containing OB-fold protein produces the protein MAGQIPLVDYLVLDDDKPRLVAQECVNCGARYFDRRNACAKCFATEFRTVPVVTEGTVRAFTIVAFAAPGIPTPFVAAVVDCGGTQVRANLINVEPDPEHVFDGMKVRLATHSIGTDSEGTEAVGFGFEPVSATKEQ
- a CDS encoding OsmC family protein; its protein translation is MTSQSDKDAASAEGTVTVTETGTGTYTQQITAGHHLLVADEPRPTGDDAGPTPYDLLLAALGSCTSMTVRMYANRKGWPLERVRVTLRHSRIHAQDCAECETKSGWIDHIDREIELTGDLDQTQRDRLLLIAERCPVHQTLTSEVRVATSLRVPQ
- a CDS encoding SDR family NAD(P)-dependent oxidoreductase, with protein sequence MLNSSPVALITGAGRGIGRASAVRLSAAGYRVALTSRSEDQLHETARSCSGEALVLPDDITSTDAIDRVFDTVEEAWGGVDVLVANAGAATSAPVSRTTDEQWAQMLDLNLTAPFRCIRRALPTMVEQGHGRIVVVASVAAKKGEPYVSAYTASKHGVLGVVRSAAAEVAAKGVTVNAVCPGYVDSSMTQHTIANIATATNCTPEEARAVLEAKQPNRRLVTVYEVAEAVWLCVTNSALNGQGITIDGGGVQS